A single genomic interval of Peribacillus sp. FSL H8-0477 harbors:
- the msrA gene encoding peptide-methionine (S)-S-oxide reductase MsrA, with amino-acid sequence MQKATFAGGCFWCMVSPFEEMPGIEGIISGYTGGHVQNPTYEEIKKGTTGHYEAVQITYNPELFPYEKLLELYWPQIDPTDDGGQFQDRGTQYRTAIFYHTEEQQNLAEQSKEKVRLANVFKKPIVTEILAASNFFPAEDYHQDYHKKNPAHYKEDRKQSGRDEFIKENWKK; translated from the coding sequence ATGCAAAAAGCAACGTTTGCAGGTGGCTGCTTTTGGTGTATGGTGAGTCCTTTTGAGGAAATGCCAGGCATCGAAGGAATTATTTCAGGATATACAGGCGGTCACGTCCAGAATCCGACCTATGAAGAAATTAAGAAAGGAACCACTGGTCATTACGAAGCTGTTCAGATTACATATAATCCGGAGTTATTCCCATATGAAAAGCTCCTTGAATTGTATTGGCCGCAAATTGATCCAACCGATGATGGCGGCCAGTTTCAAGATCGCGGGACTCAATATCGGACGGCGATTTTCTATCATACTGAAGAACAACAAAATCTTGCTGAGCAATCTAAAGAAAAAGTTAGGCTCGCGAATGTTTTTAAAAAGCCTATCGTGACTGAAATTCTAGCCGCTTCTAATTTTTTTCCAGCTGAAGACTATCATCAAGATTACCACAAAAAAAATCCAGCACATTATAAAGAAGACCGCAAACAGTCCGGACGGGATGAGTTTATTAAAGAAAATTGGAAAAAATAA
- a CDS encoding aminoglycoside N(3)-acetyltransferase: MDLEALGITPGMNILVHSSLSSLGWTNGGAISVIQALMDVVTKDGTIIMPSQSTDLSDPSEWQYPPVPEEWWQEIRDTMPAFHPAYTPVRGMGKIVEVFRHFPDVSRSSHPAYSFVAWGKNKSVILTEHSLTFGLGEQSPLARLYELDAVVLFIGVGYNTNTCFHLAEYRTPSPTVITKAAPIMENNERVWKLYQELDFQEYHFDEIGRAFEQACPVVLGNIGSATSRLFSLKEAVDFAQNWLTTKNS, encoded by the coding sequence ATGGATTTGGAAGCACTTGGAATTACTCCAGGTATGAATATACTTGTTCATTCCTCTCTTTCTTCATTAGGGTGGACAAATGGAGGCGCCATTTCTGTCATTCAGGCATTGATGGATGTTGTAACCAAAGATGGAACAATTATTATGCCTTCACAATCCACCGACTTGAGTGACCCTTCGGAATGGCAATACCCGCCTGTACCTGAAGAATGGTGGCAAGAAATCCGTGATACAATGCCTGCTTTTCATCCAGCTTACACCCCTGTCAGAGGGATGGGGAAAATCGTTGAGGTCTTTAGACATTTCCCAGATGTCAGCAGAAGTTCTCATCCTGCCTATTCGTTTGTGGCTTGGGGGAAAAATAAATCTGTAATCCTTACAGAACACTCCCTTACCTTTGGTTTAGGTGAACAATCTCCTCTCGCAAGGTTGTACGAATTAGATGCTGTGGTGTTATTTATTGGAGTTGGTTACAACACAAATACTTGTTTTCATTTAGCAGAATACCGTACGCCCTCTCCAACCGTAATTACGAAAGCCGCTCCGATTATGGAAAATAACGAACGAGTTTGGAAACTGTACCAGGAACTTGATTTTCAAGAATACCACTTTGATGAAATCGGCAGGGCATTTGAACAAGCATGTCCAGTGGTTTTAGGCAACATAGGATCTGCCACTTCCCGCCTCTTTTCGTTGAAAGAAGCTGTCGATTTTGCGCAAAATTGGTTAACCACAAAGAATTCATAG